The genomic interval CGGCAGCCCGCGTCGTGCGTAACaacttgttttacttataactcGGAAACTAATTGACGTATCGAATTAATTCTTTCactactgttttttatttttgacagacaATATAATAGAGTGCTAATAATCAAAATGTGTGAATATTCTGCTTTATGCCACTATTCTGCAGAGGAATAATTGTTATCATGATTAGGATGTCCAAGTTAAGTTCAAGTCTAGAACATATTTAGAGttcggtaaaattttataacatagtataaactaatcttgattttttattatttaaactattttccAAACGTATTTCAATGTTTCGCAATTCGCATTCGTCTGaatcaaaatatgaaaaaaaaaatgtttaaattgtataatgataaaaataatgacgtgataatacttttttatttctatttatcatATCCCGATAACCGACTTAATATTGACCAAGaaagaaagtaattttaattttggtaaatattctctttataatatttatatattgtccaatattttaatactcaaaatattactaatattatttcaataaataacaaattatattgcACATATTTTGAATATAGGTCTGATTTTACCTAGTTTTTACTACGCAGTATTTCTActcataacaaacaaacaatcccTTCTCTGTTCTTTAACATGACGTTTGGCATTTGGCAGAAATTTTGCGCCCAACTAGCGCAAATGCAAATACACAAATGAGAAAAGACAAAATGATCTAATTTCTATatactagttttagttttttatgtaataatcaatatatacattttaaaaaagatattattttaattaaggatGATATCTATTTTTTTCGATTACTTTGTTAAACGACTGATAGTGTTTCTGTAGTTTTATACGTTCAAAGCCGGTATTTAAAGTTTGATTACTttttcacgttttttttttctataactaGTTAGTAAAATGGATTTTAGTTCCTTAAACCCGATCACATCCAATGCGCTTAATCTTGCTGCAAGAAATAATGATGTAAAAGCGGTCGAAAGATTACTTAAGAAAATTAACCCGAACTGCATCGACAATCGAGGCTGGACTTGTCTTCATGAAGCTGCAGCAAATGACAGTTACGAAAGTCTgcagttaattttaaaacacaagCATATTAGACCTTTAGTGGAAACTCACGAAGGGCATACCGCGCTCTATCTAGCATGTCGGTATAAGAGTTCCATCCAGACGATAAAAGCCATGCTGGAAAGTGTGCCTGACATAGCTAACTACGGAAGTACTGAAGATGTTACGCCTCTGCATATTTCAAGTGCCCAAGGTAGGGTGGAAGTGATACAACTGTTATTAGATTATGGAGCTATAATTGATGTTCAAGATTTTGATGGAGATACTCCTTTGCATGATGCTGCACTTGGCCAACAGTATGATGCCGTAGCTGCATTGTTACATGCAGGAGCGGATccagaaattaaaaatgaagctAATTACATGGCATTTCATCTAGCATGTTACAAAGGATGTTTCCAAACTGTAAAAAATTTATACCCATTTATTAATGACGTTAATGAAGTCACAATGAATGGCGATAGTCCCCTAATTTTAGCTACACAAGGTTGTAATGATGAAATTGTTAAATTTCTGTTACAAAAAGGTGCCGAtcctcatataaaaaataaatatggagACCTAGCATTAACAATGGCTTTAAATATGGGACATAGTTCAAGTTTCAAAATTTTACTCACGGTCACGGATCTCAAGAAAATTgaccaaaatataatattatatgcttGCAAACCGCACTACTTCAAATTAGAAATACTCGAAAGTCTTTTGACATATGATATAGGGCCAGATTTTTTTGATTTCTTTGAACAGTTTCATGTCACCCTAGAACAAATTGGTGAATTTCGGCCTTCATATCTTACAAATGCACCCATAAATTCATATTTGAACatttgtgaatatatttatcAGCAGTCTCAGGATAAATTTCAACAgttcttttatttgtttctaaTGCGTGGGCTTATGGTTGATGCTTTGGATATCAATGAGTGTCCACCTCTTGTATACATCCATTATTGTATGCACACTGCCTGCTTTAGAGATGTAagttaaattcataaatttttcTAAATACTCTTTCACAAATAACATAAATTGCTAATAATCttgattattaaatttcagGTATTTCAAATACTTAGGGAACATGGCTGCAATGTTGATTACTGTAGTTCCATGTCAAACATTAGTCAAAAGAGGTTTATACCAGATGCTTTTCTGGCATCTCTCACAAGTGACCCTGCTACAGCGATTGTTATGTTGCCATATAGTTTGCACTGTGATCCTGAATATTTGTTACAGTTTGCCTGTAAATATGGATTGTTAGGCAGAATACCACAACAAGTAAGTTGTTAAActgttattaacaaatatacataatatattaagctAGTGTTCACTCAGTTGAATTTCAATTCATCCATGATCTTTgaaaatttctatattttgaaaattttcatatcAAAAAAGTTTATTGGCAgctaccaaattaaaaaaaagcaagtcAGTtgtcattatatacataaattatggaACTCTTCAAAAAATTGATTATAAGTAGGTACTTGCACAAAATtgacaatttttaaaacatattatcagTATGTTAAGAAATTAAGGGCAGATGattgttttaagaaaatattttgctaAGTTTGAATTTAcatgtttttgtaacttttaggTACAAGatcaattattaacaatgattGATGAAAATTTGGAGGGTATCAATGCAGAAGCACTCTCATACTCAACACTACCATTAAAGCATTTGTGTCGGCAAAAAATTAGGTCACTTATAAGAAATACAAatggtaatttatttagtacAAATCAATTCCTCAATACTCTTCACAGAATAGAAATACCTAGatgtttaaaagaatatatacgTTTTCTTTAAGATATTctgttactttatatttgtttaggtTTGTTAATTGTTTCTAAGGCTTTCTAAGTACTTCTGGTATAGAAGGGTGATATTAGGATGAGTCTTGCGCTTGTGATATTAGAATGTATGTTATGGAATCAGAAATTGTGaacttaaatgtaaatattaaaataaaactatgattttttccaaattaaatattatatatttcacataatatattatatcatatttcacTTAAATAGTAAGAATggattataatttacataatatataatacagtctcaaaaattttgtacatttactatcatgaataatgtttttttttcatacaaatataatgatttgttgattatatataagattaattgtttatttatttgaagttcGCACCATTTGCCATGAAATCTTCAATTTCCTCGACACTGAAAAAATTACATAGTGTTTTATTATTCGCTAAACTAAACTTCTTTAAACAAGTACAAATTGCATTTTGCACAgagaaaaaacaaatacttaaatctattattaaataaaacctaatATACAATCAgtcttgttttaataaatatatattatagttaccAGTAAATTATATAGTACTTTCTTTAAACTTTAAGCAGTAAAAGTTACCAATGAAAGTGTTCAAATAAGCACAAAGTTATAACTCGCTATTTTATTGTGAATTTTAGATATGTCATTGCTATGGCTAAAACCAATAAAATGAGGCCTAGTCATaatgtttgttataatttttttattttattatatatctgaAATTTGAAATCTACGAGTTGATTCATTTGTTAGCTTACCTCTAGTTTCAAAAACACTGATAAAAGTCTGAtttattaatcttaaataataaattttgttaaatatttactttactattttttttatctttactcTAACCTACATACTATATTTGGTTAATCTGATCTGTCATGTCAGATATATGATGTGTAACTTACGTTCTTGGTACAAAAGTCAAATTTTCAACTCCATTTTCTGTAATGAGCACATCATCCTCGATGCGAACTCCGCCAAATCCTCGGAATTGATTGACTCGATCCCAATTGAAGAATTGAGATTGCTGCGGGTTGTTCTGAGCTCCGTCCAGGAGCTACAATGAGGtacaataatcatttttactCAATTCAAATATGATTTTAGTTGTATATTGGGATGATAAATAGGGTATAAATTTTATCAGTAGTAGTAGTTATTGCTTTAATGGAGCCTTCGTTTTAACTTCTGGGTAGTAGAATGGTACTCATTCATtatagttattctaccaccaaatagcaaTGTTTATGATATTGTGTGGTGTGAGAGTAATTACGGGCTCAAAAGTCATATTTTGTTATGACATATCAAAAAGAGAATCCAAGATGGTCTCATGAAACCttatattctattaattattgACAGATTTAAGGATTCGTTTTATATCTAGCAATTTCACTTTCTCGATGAccaagtttattaaaattgtataatgtgGATATTCCTATGactgttttatttaactaaaaaagGCAATTACTCTCGCGATGAAGTAGCATCCAGGCTCAATGGTCATGACCATGCCCGCTTGCAATGCGCGAGCCGTCCGCAGCCTGGCCAGCGGGCCTCGCTCCCTGGGCGGGCAGTGCGGCAGGTATCCTCCCACGTCGTGCACGTCCAGGCCTAACAGGTGACCGAGACCGTGAGGCTGGAGGATACCGTTGACACCGTgctggaaaaaaaattaatattttgtatacggtggagtgacgatatacacggtggagtgacgatatacacggtggagtgacgatatacacggtggagtgacgatatacacggtggagtgacgatatacacggtggagtgacgatatacacggtggagtgacgatatacacggtggagtgacgatatacgcaaggaggcaggcaggagctggatgcgagtagcgaAAGACCagagtggcgtgcacttggagaggcctatatccagcagtggacaacaaCAGGCTGATGATGTATGCACTGTTTATTCAAGGAAGGATTTGtagtattataagtataatataggtGTAATGTATGGTGAccaaaatttaaacaaagttCAAGACTGGaattgataattacataaatagtttattatgcTTGAaggtttctttttatattaacaaatcgTTTCTTTCTCTTCTTTCTATCTCTTACCTCAATCATCTTCTCCACATCTCCTTTGAGTAAGTTGCCTTCTTTCAAATGCTCCAACATTGCACGATTAGCTGTCAGATGCATATCAGTCCACAGTACACCCGGCTTCGCTTCCCTGTAGTATTGGTTTAATTTTGAATtccaaagtttttaaaaaacccTTGAGATATACGTGATATATATATTCGTTTGTATACAAAAAatctcaatacaagattatattatatatatgataaaagagatataaatataattattgacatACTCTAACTAAAATGATGGAATAAAGTTACTGTTGAGTTTATTAACGATTTCACCTTTAATTGAACacaaaaatgacgatttaaatttttttttataaattatctaaaataaagaatatttcgtTTTTGAATAACTAGTCATtgaaacgtttttatttatgtaatatatttcaatatatgtatattcgatTGAGTGTTATTGTTGAATAAACATAGTAATACAATATCTTACCTGATGACTGCGTCTCGGGCTTTAAGTACGGCCTCGTAGATCAACTTCTGGTCGTCAGTGAACTTGCCGTTGGCGGGAAAGGAGCACGTGATGTCTGCGGCGTAGCCTGCATAGTTGCCGCCCATGTCgaacaaactaaaataaaatatatatatatattatacatgaatTTGGAGATAATCGATTTAATAccataatgaatgaatgaatgaatgaattatactttatcgCACACCAccattcttggtggtagggctctgtgcaatcccgtctgggtgggtaccacccactcaccagttattctaccgccaaataacagtactcagtattgttgtgttccggtttgaagggtgagtgagccagtgtaactacaggcacaagggacatagcatcttagttctcaaggttggtggcacattgacgatgtaaggaatagttattatttcttacagcgtcattgtctatgggtgatggtgaccacttaccatcaggtggcccatatgctcgtctgcaaacctattccataaaaacaaaaaaccacaaacaaaattaataaaatacaaaaatagaatataaaaacaaagaagtacattaaaagttgtacaacgggcggacttatggcttattagcTATCTCATCCAGACAACCTAATCAAAGGGAGATTtcaaaaccatcggcgtaggcggtgcagtcataagCTTACATACGAATACTtacaacatatataaatattatgtataaataatatatatctctatcatacactaatacaaacttaatacaaatgtatattattgtacagtcttattaatatttaacgcTACATAGCACAGCCAATTCATCTGGGACACGCGGTACCCTACATAGACATAGcataaactatatattaaaatgtattaagaaGATTTCATAGACATCATAATATATAGCATAGATGTTCATAGATATCATagataagtcgagatggcccaatggttagaacgcgtgcatcttaaccgatgattgggggttcaagccaggcaagcaccgctgtttcatgtgcttaatttgtctttataattcatctcttgctcagtagtgaaggaaaacatcgtgaggaaacctgcatgtgacaaatttcaaagaaattctgccacatgtgcattccaccaacccgcattgaaacagcgtggtggaatatgttccaaaaaccttctcctcaaaggtagcggaagcctttagcccagcagtgggaatttacaggctgttgttgttgatacaacaactgatgcgggaattgcgcttcttaagcatatttacgatgcttgggagaaatcacagaatgctattggagtattctgtgatttatctaaagcatttgattgtgtagaacacgagacgcttctttataagctcaaatattacggcgttaaaggtagggctcttgatctcattgcttcatacttaagtcaaagaatccagcaagttttcattaatggaataaagtctactggatctacgctaaaaatgggtgttccgcaaggttcaattttgggtccctttctattcctagtatatataaatgaccttcctttctttgttaaaggtatttaggataaagtattgtttgctgacgatacttcactgatttttaaggttgacaggaaaaaaactgactatgacgatgtgaacggtgccttatcacagatacaagattggtttaatgtaaataatttggttttgaatactcaaaaaacaaaatgtgtagtttttaccctacccaatgttaggaagcaaaattataatatatctttaagcggtggcccgcttgatgtagccgatgcaaccgtgttcttgggaatagaattggattccagacttcagtggagtccccatttgtcgtccctaacagggagactcagctccgcagcatacgcggttagaaaagttagacaactaactgatattgataccgctcgtttagtttattttggttattttcacagtattatgtcatatggcatattactttggggtaacgctgcagacattgaatctgtctttattttacaaaagagagcaattcggtttattaataatcttggagctagagactctcttcgggatgtttttaacagagtaggaatactcactgttgcgtcgcaatatatttacaacaatatcatgtatattcacagtaacattgataactttgataaaatcagtgataatcattgtatatgcactagaagtaaggataagcttataacgccaagtttccgactccgcaaagtcaataaatctttcttggggcaaggtatccatttctataataaaattccacagacatttttaactttgccgtctcgtaaattcaaatcgtttataaaaaatacattaatgaaaaaggcgtattattcgatacaagattttgtagatgataaaaaagcgtggaattaatacctgttgacttccaggcaggatatattaatttaataattgtattaacttaaaaattaactaacatgactgtatttttttaaatgttgaaaaagagtaactactgagtttcttgccggttcttctcggtagaatctactttccgaaccggtggtagcttcacttaattgttaaatgacgattcaaaagtgcttgtaaaagcccacttgaataaagtatactttgattttgatctagttttttttttatttactaagaaaaaaataacaaagatttCATATAATCAGTGCAGCATAAACCACAATCGGTTTTACTGTGCTCTGACGATTCTTAAACAGcagttagtaataataataataaaactttacaaaagACAAAACACACACAATACGGCTGTTATAATTTTTTGCACAAAGAATATTTGTActacgaataataaaatatactttaacgtTAGACATATTATCTTGTGGTCTCACCACATGTCGCCGTCGTGCACCATCTTGGCGCTGGGCGTTCCATCAGATGATGGAAGTAGTAATTATTGTCACAGTTACAGTTACTAGATAGTTAGACACATTAAGAGTGTGTTGTGGACTCACCACATGTCGCCGTCGTGCACCATCTTGGCGTTGGGTGCGGCGGCGTGCCCGTAGTGCAGCGTGGCGCCATTGTGCCCGGAGCCGCAGATGCATGTGTACGACACGTGGCGGCAGCCGCCCACGCGATAGCAGTGGTCCAGGAACACCGATTCGCACTGGTACTCGATCAGGCCGGGCCGCGTGAACAACATCACCTGCCAGAACCCACGCTTCAGCTACCCGGACTTCCGAGTGACATGTACTCATCACCCCTTATTTCCTGAGTATTCAGCTatcctgagctgagatggccccgtggttagaacgcgtgcatcttaaccgataattgcgggttcaaacccaggcaagcaccactatatatatgtgcttaattgtgtttataattcatctcatgctcggcggtgaaggaaaacatcgtgaggaaacctgcatgtgtctaatttcatcgaaattctgccacatgtgcattccaccaaccagcattggaacagcgtggtggaatatgttccaaacattctcctcaaaagggagaggaggtctttagcccagcagtggacatttacaggctgttgttgttgttgtacttatCACTTATTTCTTGAGTATTCAGCTATAACCAATAAATGGCTTGACTTTTGTGAAAACTTTGCAAAGctagaatattttgaaataaaaacgtatgAGCTAGTGTCGCGATACAAAATGGCATCTTAAATCTTGAGGTAGATGGCGCATTGAACACGTTAAGATTTCTAACAGTAGCAATCTTTCGTTAAAGAttagcaataggctatttgactggtttttatattatttaggttaaggaacccagtaaaggttgttttttttatttctagtacatatttgccgaaatatatcatattaaaaattccatatttaaataacgcgcgaaaacgctacttggacaatatggcgctgcaatggggtcggtgacgtcactttgctgtattttaatctgtggtatatatagtagaaaagcaaggtttacaagaaagtgacttcatcataagcccggccaatcaggagcgttttttgtcacatgacaaacgtttgaaaaaatgcatttttatatatttatttttgaataaattaagtattattttcaagtttcgttagtaaataaccatataaactcataatatacactgattacaataattcccaatttatttttcgcattgtcaaatagcctattaccaCCGTAAGTATCATACGTCTGCCTTCTTAACTtagatcaaaataaatatttcattggtACCTGTTTATGTGCGTCTGATGATATTTTGCAGACATATCTCATAACTTCAATCTCCTCCGGAGTCTTTATGACTCgtctgtaacaaatatttattgcctttaatatttatttcaaaatggtgattgctaattaataaaatagaaggTAAAATTCTGcttcatttttttcttattgctTCATTTTCTTAGTGGTAATATGTACTgtagtacataaaaaaatagtataaaagtttttgtttaaaagctGTGATTCGTTCAAAAATGGTTTCTTGGATGTTCGCGTGGTTTAAGTTTTAAGTAGTAGCAGTAGTAGCAAGTTATAAGTAGTTATTAGTGAAATATAGAACATATActataattgtgtaattaagATCTCCTTCGATTGgagtaatctaatttttttttcaataaacgcTACCAAAATAACAATCACACCGGTAGGTCCTAagaataatttgtttaacaaacaaaatatgcaGCTTTAAAACATGAGCATTGCTTTGagtgaatattaaaattgcgTAATGTATACAAAActtcaatatttgtataaacatgtttatcaatttattttttgaataaatacgaAATTTACGACAAgttaatctttataaattaatcaagtaTTTTTACGATCACATTCTGATA from Vanessa cardui chromosome 15, ilVanCard2.1, whole genome shotgun sequence carries:
- the LOC124535735 gene encoding xaa-Pro dipeptidase, translated to MIESWSMGPGTLEVPLSLFAKNRQRLAEKLQSGQVVVLQGGDSISHYDTDIEYVFRQEAYFTWVCGVREPGCFFALDVKTGKAHLFVPRLPEEYEVWMGKLLAPSEFKKIYGVEEVHYVDELTDVLKSLKPDVLLTLSGPNSDSGLTAKEAVFEGIDEFNVDNEILFPIIAELRVIKTPEEIEVMRYVCKISSDAHKQVMLFTRPGLIEYQCESVFLDHCYRVGGCRHVSYTCICGSGHNGATLHYGHAAAPNAKMVHDGDMCLFDMGGNYAGYAADITCSFPANGKFTDDQKLIYEAVLKARDAVIREAKPGVLWTDMHLTANRAMLEHLKEGNLLKGDVEKMIEHGVNGILQPHGLGHLLGLDVHDVGGYLPHCPPRERGPLARLRTARALQAGMVMTIEPGCYFIARLLDGAQNNPQQSQFFNWDRVNQFRGFGGVRIEDDVLITENGVENLTFVPRTVEEIEDFMANGANFK
- the LOC124535734 gene encoding ankyrin-3-like; the encoded protein is MDFSSLNPITSNALNLAARNNDVKAVERLLKKINPNCIDNRGWTCLHEAAANDSYESLQLILKHKHIRPLVETHEGHTALYLACRYKSSIQTIKAMLESVPDIANYGSTEDVTPLHISSAQGRVEVIQLLLDYGAIIDVQDFDGDTPLHDAALGQQYDAVAALLHAGADPEIKNEANYMAFHLACYKGCFQTVKNLYPFINDVNEVTMNGDSPLILATQGCNDEIVKFLLQKGADPHIKNKYGDLALTMALNMGHSSSFKILLTVTDLKKIDQNIILYACKPHYFKLEILESLLTYDIGPDFFDFFEQFHVTLEQIGEFRPSYLTNAPINSYLNICEYIYQQSQDKFQQFFYLFLMRGLMVDALDINECPPLVYIHYCMHTACFRDVFQILREHGCNVDYCSSMSNISQKRFIPDAFLASLTSDPATAIVMLPYSLHCDPEYLLQFACKYGLLGRIPQQVQDQLLTMIDENLEGINAEALSYSTLPLKHLCRQKIRSLIRNTNGNLFSTNQFLNTLHRIEIPRCLKEYIRFL